The following coding sequences lie in one Phalacrocorax aristotelis chromosome 2, bGulAri2.1, whole genome shotgun sequence genomic window:
- the UBE2QL1 gene encoding ubiquitin-conjugating enzyme E2Q-like protein 1, translating into MATLLRKIGLIRLHNRDTEDPKHHHHHHRSSQQGSSLRGRGNQKNSSNKPQGPPGGGGGGGSSSSSSSESSPGGHKNKKAAELAKQPPQPRPGGGREKPREAAREPGAGKEGAQRPGPGPGCGSGPAPAPLVPLPSGSGPLAPAGRQQHCTQVRTRRLMKELQDIARLSDRFISVELVDESLFDWNVKLHQVDKDSVLWQDMKETNTEYILLNLTFPDNFPFSPPFMRVLSPRLENGYVLDGGAICMELLTPRGWSSAYTVEAVMRQFAASLVKGQGRICRKAGKSKKSFSRKEAEATFKSLVKTHEKYGWVTPPVSDG; encoded by the exons ATGGCCACTCTGCTGCGGAAAATCGGGCTGATCCGGCTGCACAACCGGGACACGGAGGACCCcaagcaccaccaccaccaccaccgcagcagccagcagggctCCTCGCTCAGGGGCAGGGGCAACcagaagaacagcagcaacaagcCGCAGGGCccccccgggggcggcggcggcggcggcagcagcagcagcagcagcagcgagagcaGCCCCGGGGGCCACAAGAACAAGAAGGCGGCGGAGCTCGCCAAGCAGCCCCCGCAGCCGCGCCCGGGCGGCGGCAGGGAGAAGCCGCGGGAAGCGGCCAGGGAGCCCGGCGCCGGTAAGGAGGGGGCGCAGCgacccggccccggccccgggtgCGGGTCGGGGCCGGCGCCGGCGCCGCTGGTGCCGCTGCCGTCGGGGTCGGGGCCGCTGGCGCCCGCGGGCCggcagcagcactgcacgcAGGTGCGGACCCGGCGGCTGATGAAGGAGCTGCAGGACATCGCGCGGCTCAGCGACCGCTTCATCTCGGTGGAGCTGGTGGACGAGAGCCTCTTCGACTGGAACGTGAAGCTGCACCAGGTGGACAAGGACTCGGTGCTGTGGCAGGACATGAAGGAGACCAACACGGAGTACATCCTGCTCAACCTCACCTTCCCCGACAACTTCCCCTTCTCGCCGCCCTTCATGAGGGTGCTCAGCCCCCGCCTGGAGAACGGCTACGTCCTCGACGGCGGAGCCATCTGCATGGAGCTGCTCACCCCCCGCGGCTGGTCCAGCGCCTACACCGTCGAGGCTGTCATGAGGCAGTTTGCCGCCAGCTTGGTCAAGGGACAG GGCCGTATCTGCAGAAAAGCTGGCAAATCAAAAAAGTCATTCAGTCGAAAGGAAGCTGAAGCAACATTTAAGAGTTTGGTGAAGACCCATGAAAAATATGGGTGGGTGACCCCGCCCGTCTCTGATGGCTGA